The region tacaataaaaactttattgcactagtgcaataaagaacttctttttccactaaatatatttcaataaagttttgctttttgcatgaatgtagaaaaagaatattacgcgttactttatgagcacacacaaaacgattgtatttttgtcaaccctataccaattggaatcaacatatgatacatttttggaatcagctcagctagagtagataatcggaaaattgagacaaaatgggagtgttcaattaaaaaaaagacggtgacgtcattactcgaaagttattcaccctctatatcagattattattttaaaatacggtaaattaaaatcaaaaatcgacgagtttcaggattatttcttaaaatggtctgtttagctaaaaatgaatttgttccatactttacggacacagtgtatatgtactaccatagtataaggatatttccttatactatggtattacATAACAAAAGTTGTAAGAAGCATATTCCGCACGACTAGAAAAAGTTAGAAAAGCAAACTCgagaaaatttcaactcgagTAAATCTGTTGTCACGGAAACAttgggtttttttttcttcatatttcgaTGGAATTTTATCTGGTTCAAGAACGCAATGATCAACCTGAAAGATCGCATAAAgcctgaaattgttattatacacatacacgcaaaatttcaactcggtcgGATCTGTCGCCACTGAAGTCTCAATATTTTCTTCTCTATGGTTTTTGATAACCCAATCGATGTAAAATTGAGTAGGGAGcttgatattgttatttttagcTACATACTAAATCTTCACTTATCGAATATGTTGTcacataaatattattaattttttttcgatattctactcaAATATGGTTCTGGTGAATTGAATAAGaatcaaaattgttattctcaatctacatacaaaatttcatcttgaGGGATTCGATATTATTAAGATCACccaatttaaaatggctatatttACGCAACCCCAAGTCGTATTATGCTCATTAACAAACTCAAGCTCGGCATTCTAGATGCGCTCGCTCCTATCCTGACAAtttattaattgaatttgagaTGTTTGAGATCATGCCCGGccgaaaattcgaaaaacgGACATCGTGATGTAATGATAAAGGGCTCTGTTAAGGGAACGAGTGCTGATAAACCGCATTCCTCTTTTAGTTTGCACTTTTCTTACCTTGCTTTACTATCCTTCTCAGTGATGGTGTTTTATGGacaatttcttcttttcttgcatttgaaagaattttttttggagaactCGTTCTACTTTTACACTCTtcttcctgaatttctgatatttcttCGATGTCGCTGGAAGCTGGACTCACCAAGGAAACCATTGTTATTATATCTGCTCCATTTTTCGCTGTTGAATTGTTTATATTCGTGCAGTCCTAAAATTTAAACTCTTTATTTCAGCCGAAAAACAACATTTGCgatcaaaacaatttttatgtttcttttCGAATATTGTGTTcctctaaattgaatttttcatagtaATACCATAAAAGATTGAGTGTTGATTTATTTTACCATGAAACTTTGATATATTCCATCACGAGTGGGATTTTATTAAACTTTCTCGcaaacaaaatgaaaagcaaaaaGAGATAGCCTttccgaaatttttggaaacatGATAATTGATACGAGTGTTAACAATGATGCAAATTGTTCAATAGTTGCTGCCGAAAAACTACCATAACAACTTATGttgaaaaagaataaaaatgcTAATTTGATTTGATGGTGGGTCACCATGTACGGAGGTAcaaatatcattattattcttGGATTTGAAGTTCAAATTCTATCAATGATCAAaaatttgccaaaaattaaattgatgatTGATTTGATTCTTTCTGATGGGTTGCGGTTGAATGATACTGATTATAGAAATAGAAGAAATCAtgcaaattcaaaattatgctTGAGATATCGGAAAAAAGTGGAAGTGGAACTattgaaaaaagtttaaaatGCAATTCTGTTAGTAAACTAGACATTTGATTACTCTAAACATAATAACGTgcgttcatttgaattcgtggtcaagagtgctgtggagaaattagttttgattttctgtgattacaagtagcgcttagcttgtaccatatagtcccagattcgaagtatgtaaacagATGTGAGTGACTAAACATTCGACCTTCTTAAGCTAATTCACGAAAATGGTTTCGTCCAACTTGCAaatctcattagcaaatttgCATGCATTGATAAAATATGAGGATTCTAACAACGTTCGGTCAAGGAATTTCGAAAAACTACTGAAAATTCTTATTTGGATTTAAACAAGTTGAGAATTTATGCGAAAAATAACAGAAAGAAACATGAGACTTTAATTTATTTCTTAACCTTacaaaaacataatttgaaTTAAAGGAGCTGCTGGAAATGGCTACTCTAAACATTTTTCACATCTTTTTGTGATGTCATATAAGACCTTAGCCACTGTATGGGGTGAACTGTCAATTTCTTCAACCTTCTCGATAATTCAGTCCTTCAGTTGGACTAAATGAGGTAATGgtacttgaaaaataatattcttcaaatgaggTCACAAAAAAATCACAAGGTGTGAGGTTCAAGACTATGGAGGAAATTAATGCTTAGTGTTCAAACTGATGAGCCGATCCTGATAAACATTCCTAAAGAAAGCTAAAATTTCTGTGCTGTTGCACCATCTTGTTGGAAGAAGCTTTCAGTCTTTTCGTCAAAATTCAGTTCACCAATAAATGTTACAAGAATTTCTTCCCATTATCGGTCAATGTTCTATTGAAGAAAATGGGACTAATTTATTCACCTCCGACTCATAGCGCACCAAACTCTAACTTTGATGTTAGATTCGATCATGGATGCCTTTTGTTTTCGGAAAAacctattttttgttatttactgATTTCCTAACAGATTCGAAAATCCAAAGCCTAAATATGACTGTGTGACATGGGAACATTACCAGGTaatgatatggtacaagctaagcgctacttgtaatcacagataatccactctaatttctccaaagcactcttgaccacaaatttaaatgaacgctcctAACAAACAATATGAATTTTCCcaaaatttctgatataatatacatttcaaATTATGTGACATTAGAAGTCAACATAGGTAATTTTTCAAAGGTAATGGGACTATATTTGTCAAGTTGCGGATTGATTTCAGTTTGACAGACATGAGGTTGGCTACCGAACATAAAGCAGACAATGGTGGTACAAAAAAGTTGTTCTGCACTATAAGTATGATTCATTGGCACCCAACGAGGGGCAAGgcgattattattaaatttttctgctgaaattcttggaataacgatttcaataataaaaaatacacacattttattgaaaattatgatattaatcgttattttataaaatgttACAACCTGATAGACCATGGCTTGCCCCCCTTAATCTGATCCTGAATATGCCCTTTGTTTGATATTGatataataaatttgaaaatatcttcAACGTTTGTCACTGGATTTTTTaagatatttctaaaaaatACGTCTGCTACATATTTTTAATGACTAAAGAGCTAATAGGTATGACCAATGACCGGAGACATGCAGAAGAGAACTGAATATATCTGCAGTACAAAAGTCCGACAAATCCATGGCCAACAAAAGCTTTATAaggtatgaaaaaatattaagacCAACGAAAATTGGGCGACAtttgaatattatcaaaataaactGATAAAAAATATAGCAGATTTTCACTAtaatcacatcaataaaaaaatcagctGAAAAATACGATATTAGAAAATGTTATCTTCCGGATTGTTTCAAGATAGCTTTGATTACCTAAATTAGATGATTTTGATAATAAgatcattattttcatattttcgaaatctaTTTTCTCAACGATATCCTAATTTCTGTCAAAACAGCCTCTTTCTTACCATATTTAAGGAATTGTCATTGCCATTTTTCTTCGACGATTTCGCGTCCTTTTTCTTGACGGTTTTGAGTTTTCTCTTCGTAGCCAAAAATTTAGATTTCGCATGTTCCGGTCGAATCGGTGCTGAAGAACTACGTTGGAGCGGAGGCCTCTGATTGCTTCCTTCCCTGGCAACTACAGAATGAAAAGCTGAATTTGTCCTCTGACCGAACATCTCTCGTCTCGATTTGGCAGTTGATGGTCTTATTATTATGTTGTTAATCGGTTGGGAGTTATCTGTTATCGAAGGTTTAGTTTCGGGTTTTGGTTCTTCTTCTAAGATTTGCGGTACAATTATATTCGGCGGGTCTTTAGGTTTATCTTGATGGTGATCGTGAGGATATTTTTTGGGCTCGAGTTTTTTCAATGGATTATTTCTGAATTGGAACAGACTGGGAACGGAGGTGCTTTCAGAGTTATACTTAACCTTTGAGGCTTCTTGTTTCGTAGGTGGATCTTCAAAGAACTGGTTACTTTCATCGTGTTTATGATGTTTAGGATTTTGATTTAAGAAAATGTTGATGTTTTGCTTTTCGGGGATTTCCTTTTCGTCTTTCAACAGCAAACGTAGTTTGTTTATTATGTCTTCCTTACAGGAGAGGATGGAATCCTGGTCCATAGAGCTTTGTCGTTTAAGGGATCTTGGAGGTTTTCGGTTTTCCGGACATCTCTTCGCGATTATAGGTTCTTGAACTCTACCATCGTCTTCCCACGCTATCTTAGGAGGCGGGAAATTCTTCTGTTGCGTCCCGATCTTACTGTTCACGGTTATCCTAAAGTCGCTGTTCAGCATGCCCAAATCTTCGGAGTTCTGTTTCACCAAACTCTTTCTCCTGACGTTTATCGTTGTAGAATCGAAAGTTAGGGAGGCCTGACGGTGGGCAAGTTTGTTTTTGGCGGAAGACATGATTACCGCGCTTTGAAACCACGCGCGCACACGCCAATTGAAGTTGTCTACTGCTCGCTTTCGAAACTTTAACTGAAACGTGGTTCACATGCTTCcgtcatttatttattgattccgATCTCCTTGACTTCGGGGGGTCGCTtctattcttcatttttcgGGATGGACGGCCGCGCCGGGAGGGAGTTGTGAAAGAGATGTTTTGATTTTTCCTATACATGTAACCCAATTCGCGGGCCACTCGTTTTTGCGACGGTTTTTCCGAGGGTCGACGATCCTTGATTATTGTCGGTTGTCATGGTTTCTTTTCATGTTGGGGTGTTTCGCTTGGTAATGGGACCTGTGTTCGGCTATAATGAAATTCTCGGAATTCACTTCGTGCTTTTCGTCTACTTTTATGAGTTATGCCAATGTTGGAATTGATGTGTCAAGGATTTATTAAGGGGCGGTTACACTGGCCGACACGGTTCTTGTAACTTTCAGCCTGGTTACTTCCTAATGATACACAAAAATTTATTCTCTTTACAATTGTCAAAAAGCTTAACATTTTTGCATCTATATTGAATGTGAATATTTACATTTGTTCAACgtgaaaaaaatacttttttcacgGCCAAATTGAGTCGAAAAATAAACATGAAATATTAGGTACttcttgaaggatttatttTTAACATAGTCAAATATCAATTGTTCATTCAtcataaaacaatttcatttattgtaatatttttttcggaataataTTGATAGTAAAGTTTGAATAATTACTTCCAACATAAATTGCTGCTGATCTGAAACGTTAGATATTTCTTGAAGATTAaatttgattccataattttatcaaatacttcaatttgtttgaaagaaaatagaccattcaatattttgttgtaatGTTTGGTAATTTTGCCCCCTGTATTGTCCAAATAAGTTACAGAGCTTCTCCTGAAACAGAGTGACCTGTGTAGCTCTTTCACATGTCCTTTCCAAGCCATTTCGCAATCAAGCTGAGAATTTCTCCTATTTTATTCATCCTCACTGGATACTTTCTCAATTtctcgaatatttcaaaaataatctgtTAGTTTTCGTATGAGGCGCTGCAGTGCTTTATACTTGCTGTATATCTCAATATAATCAGAATTTGAAACAGTAAACGTTCTTGCGCAATAGGTCTTCGAATCAACGTTTTTGACAATCAATTTAGATTgatgttttgaaaatatttatttcagacAATGTAAATTTACATTCACagttgtacaaaaaaaaatttttatatttcgtgTATAAAATTAGCGTTTTCATGGCACTTCGAGAAAATAACTCTCATGTGTCATCAAAGAAACACTCATTTTACGCACTTTTGTAGGGAGGGAAAACGATTGATATTTTATCTCTGTTGGCTGGTCACATAATATCAAAGAAGTGAGTACTTTTATCTCGGATTTACAGGgcgagtcaatagtgctcgatcggtctataactcttggaaatttcACTGATTGATAAACTACAAGTCATATTTCCTAAAAATGACGAATTTTTCACCTGAAAAATGATGAACTATCAGCTCAAATACAGGGTAATCCAtgttttacatatttttcaCTTCGGCGTCGGATAAATCAACCTCGAGAACAATacttttcgtgaaaaaaattcctataaacgcatatcctaacaagctttgttttcgagattcagggtgttgaaatttgaaaaaacagttttttatacagggtgagtctttgacttgtacatatattttaacccaagattcctgaggtcaaaagaaacacttttttcctttaccattttttccgattcggcccggttaaaaagatacaggctgttgaaaatcgttaaaaaaatgtgattttcggctatatctcgtaaatggttgtatcgaaggaaatgatttttgaaatatagcttttttttgatgtgatacatcttctccgaacaccagattccatacacattcttctgtttctttgttatgaacataacataccataaaaataccagaaattcgaagaaaccaactcttaatagtaatttgaacgttcattgaagaatattcggctaatttgaaaaataaaagtattcttcatattttctcgtacaaagcgccgttttcgaataacttgatcttaaaaaaaaaaaattatctgtgaaattcaaaaaattgggtactttggctgaatgcaactctgttgtattgtggaaaaaaaaaccacagaaatgaatatttactatgaagtcatgtctcagatttaagaattgaagtactagccaacttagtttgaaaatgaagttatttgaataagctcacctcaactcctcgatttgattaaaaatcactgagctttggcacagctctgataataagaagatacttcactaaaatcaacattctttttgaaaagtccagattattcataaaacccatgtttaaaaaagttttcacaaaatagtcccattataatgacaacaatcaatatcccactaaagactgctgctatcgaacaatactgtattcttcttcggctcattcaaactcacatcgaaacatatcactaggactaggtacatactagacaaattttcatgtgattgagattgaatacttttattcttttgctattccataaattcatcctaagagcttatgattgacatacttccaagagggccataattgttttaatgtgaaaacaaattaggtgagttgaaagaaaccaaatattctattgtggatatttacattgaatacttctcatttattttcaatgccaaaatcaagatgaattaagtagtaaagttggctaaaatgtaggtacacattaacaacaaatttgattacaagtggagtctaacattttccattgattacagagccagaatattttacatatttccatattttcatactgatggtttcaaaaatattgatgcatttcaatatttttatgagatagttggaacaaatcaaatgcttcatttcataacaaatatcttataacaataacagtgtaaactgtaaatgaaaattttaggttagaacttagaacatagattattcgaaccgaactgctgtgtttatatttggcatcactcgaaatttgaaattcaaacttaaaaccacagattactatagtctgtgttagatctttcatagatgaatattatttatttgagattttaaggttaattcttgcacgaaaaataaacaacgatatcatataaatgaaatataatgaatgaatggatatgagtatcagagctaatatgggtggtagcgagctcaattcgttataattatcgaaaatgaaatagaaatcaagagaagaatatttaatctttagcgtcaacgaaattggaataactcatttatttgattataaacactactttgttcaacaaatggaatgttaaacgtgagtttatgatggtttttctaatttagtagcttatttccaaggttcaagcggtatatcttatgcttgagaaaacttcagtgttccggttttcaggggtgaattagctcattttgaaaatttaaaatggctatatctttttaacagggccgaatcggaaaaaatggtaaatgaaaaaagtgtttcttttgacctcaagaaccttcggttaaaatatatgtacaagtcaaagactcaccctgtatataactctagtattattaaattatttgtttcaatttttgggtattgaagtcttgatatAAAGTaagtaatgtttcgaattaggtaagtgtgTCCTGCCAAAagtatccagtggcgtagatataggggtgcgatgatcctttttttattgaaaatctacactactatcattttttcgaaaaaattacttcatttctgaaatcaacaaagctgaattttttccacaaaattcaccatttctaaaataatcgagtacaaaacaAATACTATCCACAAACATCtacaataattaatttttcaaattttttcattaatgctaaataattaatttttgtagattgtAGAATATCATCggagctgttttttttttgaggatggTGGTTATGAGGAaggtcatgttgttattgatgctttttgagcagggcgccaaaaaattatttgattcacGCGCCAAATTATTCGAGCCGGCCCTGAAGAAGCCATAGTATTGGCCAAGCAATTgtttaaaatattttaggaatttgtgaaaataaattttgttttataccTAATGAATTTTCAAGTGAAGATCGAATCCATTAAACATAATATATTCTACGTACATAATTTCAGCATTCAATATTACTGTATTCGGCAGAACTCAGACTCGAATGTGTACCTACAGTCAGTAactccaaaatttcaaatcaagcaTTTAAAATATATGATATCTAAATTcgttaactttttttttatattttgaaccTTGATTTTAAAGTCACGTAGATAAATGCGGTGTTTATTTGCGGAGAATACTAAGCCTGCAACTTACACTTCCATAATATGTATTGAAGGTTGCGCACCAAAAGATCCCACCAGGGGCGCATCCTGGAGATGTTTGAGGGGGGAGTATAGAAAATTACAGGTCATATAGGTTAACAGAATAGAGGAATTTTTTGTAAGTACCTACtgagtcaagtgtttttttttatcaaaagatGGATTTTGGTGaatcatattatattcattttccAAACTTTCTgtaatacaaaaaaaagttcCAACAATTTGACATATTGCATAAAAATATGTAGATTTATTACATAAGGAAACACAGGCACAAGaaagtataaggtgtagtaaaagaaatccattattttcgcaTGAAAAACAAAGCTTTAATCACCATAGTTATAATGACCTATTCAAGTTATTCAAGTTCAAGATATTCAGTTCAACGATAGCAGACGTCCCGGACAAGGAAGAGGAAAAGGACCCCGAGCTGGACCTAGAGGTCCAGGCAGCAAACCCAATCCTCGTGGGGAAAGAACAGAAAGACGATTCCGTGACGATCAGGGCGAAGAGAAGCAAGATGTTCGTCGGGCCCCCAAAGTGGATGATGAGCGGGACTTCCCTTCCCTTGGTTAGGTTTTCAGCCCAGCATGACGGGCAAGAGCTTACGCGCTTTCCCGACCTAAAAACGTTTACAGTTTTGATgaacttttgaaaaaatcagttaTCTTCTAAGATTTA is a window of Harmonia axyridis chromosome 2, icHarAxyr1.1, whole genome shotgun sequence DNA encoding:
- the LOC123672842 gene encoding uncharacterized protein LOC123672842, which produces MSSAKNKLAHRQASLTFDSTTINVRRKSLVKQNSEDLGMLNSDFRITVNSKIGTQQKNFPPPKIAWEDDGRVQEPIIAKRCPENRKPPRSLKRQSSMDQDSILSCKEDIINKLRLLLKDEKEIPEKQNINIFLNQNPKHHKHDESNQFFEDPPTKQEASKVKYNSESTSVPSLFQFRNNPLKKLEPKKYPHDHHQDKPKDPPNIIVPQILEEEPKPETKPSITDNSQPINNIIIRPSTAKSRREMFGQRTNSAFHSVVAREGSNQRPPLQRSSSAPIRPEHAKSKFLATKRKLKTVKKKDAKSSKKNGNDNSLNMDCTNINNSTAKNGADIITMVSLVSPASSDIEEISEIQEEECKSRTSSPKKILSNARKEEIVHKTPSLRRIVKQVSFQQSSIHAIRSFSAGFPGRKNSMVTSMMLGGSLKRASTVHKKPEKGITNTSTSDDEERVPKRRLLRSQSAHMEVVGLEDDEQEKKKISEHEDRLEGPTEVCNIPANKEEETVKIYDLEEIETTSPPEPKAIEQNSANTESQDGQQFFTPKEKECWTLYQKMSGKGVNVNYDTLLRGMLTPTEYRNRRQSLAAMASLAEESEESVDKVEAPN